In Acinetobacter sp. TGL-Y2, a genomic segment contains:
- the dapA gene encoding 4-hydroxy-tetrahydrodipicolinate synthase: MTQQAQIIQGSIVAIVTPMFEDGAVDWKGLEKLVEWHIAQGTNSIVAVGTTGEASTLSMTEHTQVIKEIIRVANKRIPIIAGTGANSTHEAIQLTKEAKELGADAALLVTPYYNKPTQEGLFQHYKAIAEAVDLPQILYNVPGRTGVDLLNETVLRLADIPQIVGIKDATGDVPRGAELLAGLNGKSMVVYSGDDATAYQLMANGAKGNISVTANVAPKQMSEVCAAAIAGDANAAIAANDQVANLHNILFCESNPIPVKWALHEMGLIGTGIRLPLTPLAEQYRASLREELKAASII; encoded by the coding sequence ATTACTCAGCAAGCTCAGATTATTCAAGGCTCAATTGTCGCAATCGTTACTCCCATGTTCGAAGATGGTGCTGTAGATTGGAAGGGTCTAGAGAAGCTTGTTGAATGGCATATTGCACAAGGGACCAACAGTATTGTGGCTGTGGGTACGACAGGTGAAGCTTCTACCTTGAGCATGACTGAACACACGCAAGTGATCAAAGAAATCATTCGTGTTGCCAATAAACGTATTCCAATTATTGCTGGTACGGGGGCAAATTCCACCCACGAAGCGATTCAACTCACCAAAGAAGCTAAAGAGCTCGGTGCAGATGCCGCACTTTTGGTGACGCCGTATTACAATAAACCGACCCAAGAAGGTCTGTTCCAGCACTATAAAGCCATTGCAGAAGCAGTTGATCTACCACAAATTTTATATAATGTTCCGGGGCGTACTGGAGTAGACTTGCTGAATGAAACAGTGCTTCGTCTTGCAGATATTCCACAAATTGTCGGTATTAAAGATGCCACGGGTGATGTGCCACGCGGTGCAGAATTGCTCGCGGGGTTAAACGGCAAAAGTATGGTGGTCTATTCAGGTGATGATGCAACCGCTTATCAGCTCATGGCAAACGGCGCTAAAGGCAATATCTCTGTGACTGCCAATGTCGCACCAAAGCAAATGAGTGAAGTGTGTGCTGCAGCAATTGCAGGTGATGCAAATGCAGCAATTGCTGCTAACGATCAAGTTGCAAATTTACACAATATTCTATTTTGTGAATCTAACCCAATTCCTGTCAAATGGGCGTTGCATGAAATGGGCTTAATTGGCACGGGCATCCGTCTACCATTAACGCCACTTGCAGAACAATACCGAGCATCCCTGCGTGAAGAACTCAAAGCAGCGAGTATCATTTAA
- a CDS encoding bile acid:sodium symporter family protein: MLNFLRFSQFIQKTFAFWVVLFAALAMWVPEAFVWLKVYITWMLGIIMFGMGMTMKVSDFKGVLKSPKAVLIGVIAQFLVMPGLAYALCKLLQLPAEIAIGVILVGCCPGGTASNVITYMAKGNVALSVACTSVSTLIAPLLTPAIFYLLASQWIEIDALSMLSSILQVVLFPIILGLIVRALFKNKVESYITLMPFISVVAIVLIVAAIIGGSKAQILESGLLILAVVILHNGLGYLIGFWAARWFQLPYADSKAVAIEVGMQNSGLGVALAAVHFAASPITAVPSAIFSLWHNISGPALATYWASRKDPDLRNKD; encoded by the coding sequence ATGCTTAATTTTTTAAGGTTTAGCCAGTTTATTCAAAAAACCTTTGCATTTTGGGTGGTGCTGTTTGCAGCCCTTGCAATGTGGGTGCCTGAAGCTTTTGTTTGGCTCAAAGTCTATATTACCTGGATGCTCGGGATCATCATGTTTGGTATGGGGATGACCATGAAAGTCAGTGACTTTAAAGGTGTGCTGAAAAGTCCCAAAGCGGTTTTAATTGGTGTAATTGCACAGTTTTTAGTCATGCCAGGTTTGGCTTATGCCCTGTGTAAATTGCTACAACTGCCAGCAGAGATTGCAATTGGAGTGATTTTAGTCGGTTGCTGTCCGGGAGGCACGGCCTCGAATGTGATTACTTATATGGCCAAAGGCAATGTTGCTTTGTCGGTTGCTTGTACATCGGTTTCGACGCTGATTGCGCCACTACTCACCCCAGCGATTTTTTATCTTTTAGCAAGTCAATGGATTGAAATCGATGCGCTATCGATGCTCAGTTCCATCTTACAAGTGGTGCTATTTCCAATTATTTTAGGTTTAATTGTACGTGCATTATTCAAAAACAAAGTCGAATCTTATATCACGCTCATGCCTTTCATTTCTGTGGTCGCGATTGTATTGATTGTTGCCGCGATTATTGGGGGCAGTAAGGCGCAAATTTTGGAATCGGGGTTACTCATTTTGGCGGTGGTGATTTTGCATAATGGGCTGGGTTATCTCATTGGTTTTTGGGCAGCGCGTTGGTTCCAGCTCCCTTATGCAGACAGTAAAGCGGTTGCAATTGAAGTGGGAATGCAAAATTCAGGTTTAGGTGTGGCATTGGCTGCGGTACATTTTGCAGCTTCGCCGATTACAGCAGTGCCAAGTGCAATTTTTAGCTTGTGGCACAATATTTCTGGACCTGCTTTGGCCACGTATTGGGCGTCTCGTAAAGATCCCGATCTAAGGAATAAAGATTAA
- a CDS encoding lipoprotein-34 precursor (NlpB): MQLRFGLTLALSALSLAGCNTIGIDNGSLDYQNSTAQEPLKYPEGSMVRPATPLYPAPTIDPLAIEHAPKLENKRGNRFAMPRPTAVQSSANTVEVTESNQAGRPQLLRDGNGNPLIKIDGNSATIWQYTMATLSSLNHTLVGQAKNATEATLKVDGQTFVLKLTSVGSSHTLAVFDTNSNFADKEKAAELLSQIYQNWPA, translated from the coding sequence ATGCAATTACGTTTTGGTTTAACCCTTGCCCTTTCAGCTTTAAGTTTAGCGGGTTGTAATACGATTGGTATCGACAACGGTTCTTTAGATTATCAGAACTCAACTGCGCAAGAACCACTTAAATATCCTGAAGGTTCGATGGTTAGACCAGCAACGCCATTGTATCCTGCACCTACCATCGATCCGCTTGCGATTGAACATGCACCTAAACTTGAAAATAAACGTGGAAATCGTTTCGCGATGCCTCGTCCAACCGCTGTTCAAAGTTCAGCAAATACCGTAGAAGTTACTGAATCAAATCAAGCAGGACGCCCACAACTTTTGAGAGATGGAAATGGCAATCCTCTGATTAAAATTGATGGAAATTCTGCTACAATTTGGCAGTATACGATGGCAACCCTGAGTAGCTTAAATCATACTCTCGTGGGTCAGGCAAAAAATGCGACCGAAGCCACCCTTAAAGTGGATGGACAGACATTCGTATTAAAGCTCACATCAGTTGGTTCAAGTCATACCTTGGCTGTGTTCGACACCAATAGCAATTTTGCAGACAAAGAAAAAGCTGCAGAATTGTTATCCCAGATTTATCAAAACTGGCCAGCCTAG
- the purC gene encoding phosphoribosylaminoimidazolesuccinocarboxamide synthase, producing the protein MLKQTLLYTGKAKSVYETDSADHLILVFRDDASAFNGEKIEQLDRKGKVNNRFNAFIMEKLAAAGIETHFEKLLNQNEVLVKKLNMIPVECVIRNYAAGSLCRRLGVEEGLELTPPTFELFYKDDALGDPMVNESQAIALGWATADQLQRMKELTHQVNVVLKDLFAEGNMLLVDFKLEFGVFHDRIVLGDEFSPDGCRLWDKDTKKKLDKDRFRQGLGGVVEAYEEVATRIGVDLSEI; encoded by the coding sequence ATGTTAAAACAAACCTTGCTCTATACTGGTAAAGCTAAATCCGTTTATGAAACCGATAGTGCAGACCACCTGATTTTAGTCTTTCGTGATGATGCATCTGCATTCAATGGCGAAAAAATCGAACAGCTAGATCGTAAAGGGAAGGTGAACAACCGTTTTAACGCCTTTATCATGGAAAAACTTGCTGCAGCTGGCATCGAAACGCATTTTGAAAAATTACTCAATCAAAATGAAGTTTTGGTTAAAAAGTTGAATATGATTCCTGTTGAGTGTGTGATTCGCAACTACGCTGCGGGTTCATTATGTCGCCGTTTAGGTGTTGAAGAAGGCTTAGAGCTAACGCCTCCAACATTCGAATTGTTCTATAAAGACGATGCACTGGGTGATCCAATGGTGAACGAATCTCAAGCGATTGCTTTAGGTTGGGCGACTGCAGATCAACTTCAACGTATGAAAGAATTAACGCATCAAGTGAACGTGGTACTGAAAGATTTGTTTGCTGAAGGCAACATGCTTTTGGTCGACTTCAAACTAGAATTTGGTGTATTCCACGACCGTATCGTATTGGGTGATGAATTCTCTCCAGATGGTTGCCGTTTATGGGACAAGGACACCAAGAAAAAATTAGACAAAGACCGTTTCCGCCAAGGTTTAGGTGGCGTGGTTGAAGCTTATGAAGAAGTTGCAACACGTATTGGTGTTGATCTGTCTGAGATCTAA
- a CDS encoding type VI immunity family protein, which produces MNSLEFEKIVDDAEYINYDYGDHGETVLSVHFQSCFYFWNGHTPEIRQAILNCYTKYIELWGSHITWGFDPLTGWKQKKISNLPSLQDVITKRADPDDIIEWYVADGGFEDVEIEYANRYVFSFLTNRAWQIQHGNILYFRLPRDLFFNQTTQEEILRFNQYCIQQLRPWYMVSGMQAATPFSDEGVKIDLVSQARDFKGIYIEDSWDTMRMPYGIRSFDWLTFVSNDLSEKIGGVLKLQDTLRKAKLRFQTIDNGVLVQASDYPELIPNGTPDPESYLKLNHILRPLRDGNYGSMGDATYLGDNDRSQSFDIPLTDLWMRRFDHERVWNDLESTAKSRKSKFIVKLSTNHICEISGRYRYEDDYDYVRNEPMPFEEPDSRENDHRSYIILNKGDIAPYYLKLGQHGQLVETMEIEWTLFEEFNY; this is translated from the coding sequence ATGAACAGTTTAGAATTTGAAAAAATTGTAGATGATGCAGAATATATCAATTATGACTATGGAGATCATGGAGAAACTGTACTTTCAGTGCATTTCCAATCTTGTTTTTACTTTTGGAATGGACATACTCCTGAAATCCGCCAAGCAATCCTAAACTGTTATACGAAATATATAGAACTCTGGGGAAGTCATATCACATGGGGCTTTGATCCATTAACTGGTTGGAAGCAAAAAAAAATAAGCAATCTTCCATCACTTCAAGATGTAATAACTAAACGTGCGGATCCAGATGACATTATTGAATGGTATGTCGCAGATGGGGGCTTTGAAGATGTCGAAATTGAATATGCAAATAGATACGTATTTTCATTTTTGACTAATCGAGCTTGGCAAATTCAACACGGAAATATTTTGTATTTCAGGTTACCTAGGGATCTTTTTTTCAATCAAACCACACAAGAGGAAATTTTAAGATTCAATCAATACTGCATACAACAGCTTAGACCGTGGTATATGGTGAGTGGGATGCAAGCTGCTACACCTTTTAGTGATGAAGGCGTAAAAATAGATCTTGTATCTCAGGCTAGGGACTTTAAAGGGATCTATATTGAAGACTCTTGGGATACTATGAGAATGCCATACGGTATACGCAGTTTTGATTGGCTTACCTTCGTGAGTAATGATCTTTCAGAAAAAATTGGGGGTGTATTAAAGCTTCAAGATACCCTAAGAAAAGCAAAACTTCGATTTCAAACTATTGATAATGGTGTACTTGTTCAAGCATCTGATTACCCTGAACTCATACCTAATGGCACACCAGATCCTGAGAGCTACTTAAAACTAAATCATATTCTTAGACCATTACGAGATGGTAATTATGGTTCAATGGGTGACGCAACTTATCTGGGCGATAATGATCGAAGCCAAAGTTTTGATATTCCATTGACTGATTTATGGATGCGTCGCTTTGACCATGAACGAGTATGGAATGATTTAGAGTCAACAGCTAAATCTAGAAAATCTAAATTCATAGTAAAGCTATCCACGAATCACATATGTGAGATTTCTGGCCGATATCGATATGAAGATGATTATGATTATGTCCGAAATGAGCCTATGCCTTTTGAAGAGCCAGACAGTAGAGAAAACGATCACCGAAGTTACATTATTTTGAATAAAGGCGATATTGCACCATATTATTTAAAATTAGGTCAGCATGGCCAGCTTGTAGAAACAATGGAAATCGAATGGACTCTCTTTGAAGAATTTAACTATTGA
- the pncA gene encoding bifunctional nicotinamidase/pyrazinamidase, translating to MFQSERSALIVVDVQNGFTPGGNLAVAEADQIIPRINEIAQYFDNIVLTQDWHPENHVSFADNHANAKPFDTIQLSYGKQVLWPVHCVQGTSDAALHPDLNIPQAQLVIRKGFHRHIDSYSAFMEADHKTTTGLAGYLKERGIDSVFVVGIATDFCVAWTAIDAAKMGFKSFVISDATKGIDLDGSLQNAWQDMTAHGVQRIYAKDVLPIEQDICSNPVEYLLNQ from the coding sequence ATGTTCCAATCTGAACGTAGCGCACTAATTGTGGTTGATGTACAAAATGGATTTACCCCCGGCGGGAATTTAGCCGTTGCTGAGGCAGATCAAATCATTCCTCGCATCAATGAAATTGCGCAGTATTTTGATAATATTGTCCTGACGCAAGATTGGCATCCCGAGAATCATGTCTCTTTTGCGGATAACCACGCCAATGCAAAACCTTTTGATACGATTCAACTCAGCTATGGAAAACAAGTATTGTGGCCCGTTCACTGTGTACAAGGCACATCAGATGCAGCGCTGCATCCAGATTTAAATATTCCTCAAGCGCAGCTAGTGATTCGCAAAGGATTTCATCGTCATATTGATAGTTATTCTGCTTTTATGGAAGCTGATCATAAAACCACGACGGGTTTAGCGGGCTACTTAAAAGAGCGCGGAATTGATTCCGTTTTTGTGGTGGGCATTGCAACCGACTTCTGCGTCGCATGGACGGCCATAGACGCTGCAAAAATGGGCTTTAAAAGCTTTGTGATCTCGGATGCTACCAAAGGCATAGATTTGGATGGTTCTTTACAAAATGCCTGGCAAGACATGACCGCACATGGTGTGCAACGCATTTATGCCAAAGATGTATTACCCATTGAACAAGATATTTGCAGCAACCCAGTCGAATATCTGTTAAACCAATAA